Proteins encoded in a region of the Pieris rapae chromosome 10, ilPieRapa1.1, whole genome shotgun sequence genome:
- the LOC110992314 gene encoding Krueppel-like factor 10 — MSTLLDVCGPLSPPSTPPLMEDKVEVLKKTAVKRARESPPVGFVTPQPSDSEGEDECSKRSRCELARLLLTTPPPEPQVCPRPSVIMRAHKDGTCSPEPLLPPPPPESMNILKTLKFKMNRGHSYSQVKYIATQTQSPPALVETPAKVEEPRVPSPHLELPTKQEERVPAATPGWVPLAPRPTPAVIVPGNLIPTTALWLVTPAPAARRRLYECSHPGCGKNYFKSSHLKAHARTHTGERPFRCAWPGCERRFSRSDELSRHKRTHTGEKKFGCRVCNRRFMRSDHLAKHVKRHAKERTPQPVMRLLPSPPLAIQPTAMN, encoded by the exons ATGTCTACTCTCCTCGATGTTTGCGGTCCTCTTTCACCACCGTCAACGCCGCCGTTGATGGAAGACAAA GTGGAAGTATTGAAGAAAACAGCTGTAAAAAGGGCTAGAGAGTCGCCCCCTGTGGGGTTCGTCACTCCCCAGCCATCTGACTCGGAGGGTGAAGATGAATGCAGCAAGCGCTCTCGGTGCGAGTTGGCCCGCCTGCTCCTCACCACACCTCCTCCAGAACCGCAAGTGTGCCCGCGGCCATCGGTCATTATGCGGGCTCACAAAGATGGAACCTGCAGCCCAGAACCGCTGCTGCCGCCACCGCCGCCAGAATCAATGAACATTCTCAAAactcttaaatttaaaatgaaccGTGGCCACAGTTATTCGCAGGTGAAATATATTGCGACTCAGACACAAAGCCCTCCCGCCCTTGTTGAGACGCCGGCGAAAGTTGAAGAGCCGCGAGTGCCGTCGCCGCACCTAGAATTGCCCACTAAACAGGAAGAGCGGGTTCCGGCGGCCACACCCGGCTGGGTGCCATTAGCGCCCCGCCCCACGCCAGCAGTCATCGTTCCGGGCAACCTAATTCCCACAACTGCCCTATGGCTGGTGACTCCCGCCCCAGCCGCCAGACGCAGGCTATACGAGTGTTCGCATCCTGGTTGTGGAAAGAATTACTTTAAGTCTTCACATTTGAAAGCTCACGCCCGAACCCACACGGGAGAGCGGCCGTTCCGCTGTGCGTGGCCTGGATGCGAGCGACGTTTCTCCCGATCTGACGAGTTGTCCCGCCACAAGAGAACACACACGGGAGAAAAGAAATTCGGATGCCGCGTCTGCAACCGCCGCTTCATGCGATCCGACCACCTCGCGAAGCACGTTAAACGTCACGCTAAAGAAAGGACGCCACAACCGGTGATGAGGCTCCTTCCTTCTCCGCCGCTGGCCATCCAGCCCACCGCAATGAACTGA